A region of the Ptychodera flava strain L36383 chromosome 22, AS_Pfla_20210202, whole genome shotgun sequence genome:
tcgcccgttatttctataataattcAGTGCTGTTCTCATACTTTTTGTTtcggaacgattgcatgtgattagcTAAGcccgtcttgaaggtgttatcagtgagtccGATGTAAACATTCTTCTTGTTGACTGTTGACTGTTAACTTGTTGAATGACGTAATTGTGTTACTTCTGTGTCGAATGGCTGTTTATATCTTGCGACAGTGCAGTGTATGATTGGTACTAGCCTACCAAAAATAGATCGTTCGACTATTCTGGGAGGAATACTATTATAAGGTAACGTTACTTATGTTATATTGTCATTCATGACTATGGAAGGGCGTTATTAATTGCCAAATGTGAGCTAAGGGCATGATCTCTCATGCATTTAACATATTGCCCTGTACATATCACATATTTTCCTAAGCATTTCACATTTTATACAGGGCACTTAAATCACTTAAATGCTGTTCCTCGCATTTAGGATGTTCGGACCTGCGCACGAGCTATGTTATAATGTGCATTTACAGTGCTGTCTTGGGCATTAAATATGATAGGATGGTCGTCCGCACTTATAGCAATAGcgcctttgaaaataaaatattcactgaaaacgaaaacatattccgaaaatagcaaatttcatcatcctTTGACGGAAACCAGCGTTCTACggtcattgcatgaactttTCCTGATGTTTTCGATGTTTTCGTTAATATCTCAAaacaatttaccaattcaaCTTTATTAACATCGAGAGAATACGATAGTAAGCGCACACCAAAACGTCCGCTCTCTTGAGATGAATGGTGATTTCATAGTTCGTCTTCTTCAATATTTAAATCAGTACATACAGAGGTGATATTTCGATACGATGAGCAGACcactacaaatacatgtacatacagtacAGTAACAGGATATACCCCAAGGAGAAAAAGTCAAGTAACTAGGaaggtttgttttttgttttttctttccgcCTACAAATGGTTATAAGTCGATGTTATTTCCGATTTGCACTGTTCTATATTTAGACATATTTTCGTTCCGCCTAAAAAAGGAAATGAGTACTTACGTTGTCATTTTTATTTGCGCCTTAAGGGTCACTAGTTTATGGTTCTGGGTGTGTATATCAATCATTCAATTACCACGTAATCAATTGCGTGACCACACATAAAGCAATTATTGTCACGTCAAGCTATTGGTGCAGTAAGTCACACCGgtttatgttttaaaaatgtttcaagTGGTTAAACATACAACTTCTTCCTCTGATTAGTGTTTGGCAATCGCTcattttttaggtttttggtgCGTACTCCTTGCTTAGCAATTATTACAGACGGCTACTGGTTATAAATAATACTACACAAGCAGACAAGTTACAAACTATAAATAGTTGATCTGAACCTAGCTTTACTTAAAGTCAATACGCAAAGGAGAACAAATCACATGACAGGGAAATTGTACGCGTGGTTTGCTTTTATTTCCTCTTTGAATGCTTCTTATTTAAGGCGAGGCGCGTACATATAATCAGTTGCACACTACTCAATTCAAGGTTCACAAATACCAGGAAGGTGTCGAAACAAGGTAAAGTGACTTACGTTATTTTGTTGATCAAACTGGTTTGTTTTGAGACGTAAGTAAAACAGATTGTAAGCAATGGTTTTCTCCTTGGTTGATGTTCCCATTTCTCCGTTCTGTCCTCACAGCTCACCAAAGAATAATAATATCATGTGCTTGCCTGTTGGGCTTAGAGTATTCGTTATTCTTGTTGCCCACCAACACAGAGTTAAGTTGCGCTAGGATTGTCACACGCCAATCTATCATATCATATATTTGGAAGCTGTAAATGCCTGAGTGAAAGCCATGCTTGTGCACATTTCAAAATAGATGGGTTTTTTTCCTTGCTCTTTTTATGACTTTTCCCTGCATATTGTACCCGGACATTGCACTTTGTCTTGTAAGGCGTTAAAAGTAATTGAATTAGATTTAATTGGTAACAGTGATATAGGCGCCTTACAATCAAATGAAAAGGCAAACTTATCGGTCTATACCAATGTACTTTGATTTTTGAAGGAATAAAGAAAAATCAAAACCTTGAAAATGCTCTCGGTGATATTACTTTGAATGAATCCGAATAACAACATTTCCAGACACCGATTGTCTACAAATCAATATTGAAAACAGTCAGATAGGCGGTGTGAGAGAATAAGGTATTAAGATAAAAAGTGCGAAAAAAAGTTGAGAAAGCTGTCTAGACTCATGACATTTCATCACCGATTgagcaaatttgaaagtggCTATCCCTAGAATGTTGTTGAATAGCAGTAAAGATAAAGACAGTAATGAAAAGCATGAGTGAAGAAGATTCATCATACGCTAATtttcccccctctctctccctctctttctctctctctttctctctctctctctctctctctctctctctctctctcgctctcgcTCTCGCTCTCTCCCCTACAGATTATATAACAGCATGGAAGAATCGATGCAACAACCACTTCTTGAGGGTGTAGGCAAATGACCTCAAGGCTGTAAACACTGGCCACTTGTTGTTAGATTCTTTCTATCGGTGCTCAGCTACCCAGTGGCATGCCCAAATCGAAAGTGCATTGAACACGCATCGATATCCCTTGACAGTACAGAGTTCAGTATGATGCCATTGTTGGTACACTCTGACTGCAACAGTAACAGCAGTAACAGCGAGACTGGAAATGGATCGCATTACGGTTCTACTACTAATGCTGAAAACTGTCCTGTGTGTCAGAGTCTCAATCCACCATGCAATTCTAATGTTCAAAGTAAGGACAAGTTTTTCTTCACTGTTCCTTGTTTCTTACCTATTTACGTTACACATGAACTGTTTAACAAAAACTGTTGCCGTAAATTTCCAGTAAAGTTATTGTTGACATCTCACTTGACTCGACCAGATGACAAAAAATGTCAGAGAGGAAGCGGACCAGTTTCTTCATTTGTCACAAAGTCatttcagtcagtcagtcagtgtCAGCACGGTCTGTAAGTAAGTAACTGCTAGTCGTCGGTCAGTCAGAATGCTAGACCATCACTCAGTCCTgaagtaatttattttaattcattttattttcatccatCATTACAGTTGAGGTACCCATTACCCGctacccaatggagcaatgaggactAACGTGCCTttctcaagggcacaacaccgtgctggagtctccgacaaactcaccatcctctaaTAGTGAGTTCGTtactccagcacggtgttgtgccttgctcaagggcacaacaccgtccTGGAGTCTCGAACTTACCATCCTCTAACAGTGAGTTCGTTACTCTGGACTTGCTTAGTCTCGAAcaatcctctgatagtgaggtACTCTAACCACTACTCGATGGTGCCTCCCATAAAAGTCATGTTGTTCCAGACTTTGTCCTCAACAAACTCATATATGTCCACGTTTTACATCAATATGAATGGAAAATACTCGTGGTTTTAATAGCTTTACCATGTCATGGTTAAGAAAACTTTGTTGGTCTCTTTTTTCACAGTCCAAGGACGTGGAAGAGCTTGGAAGATCCGTATGCTATGGTTTGCAGTGCTCTCTGCTCTTTTCACCATCAACTACGTGCAACATCTTGTCATCTCGTGGGCAAAATCCCAGTTTGTCCTCTACATACTGTCATATTCTTCATATTTCGGACCGATAGTCGGGATTGTCGTCTACCGTCTGATAGCCTGCCACATCAGATGTCCTCCAACCGGAACAAAATCGTTTTATGCAATGACCGATGAAAATGTCTTAAGTCTCTTGCATCGCGTAGATCTCAGAGATATGAAACTACACGGCATCTGTTTCTTTATTGGCCCAACGATAAACGCCTTGCTTATCACGTCGTTCGAAATTTACCACGTCTCAACAAACTGCCCAAACTTTGACGGTTGGGGCATGGTCGCATACATAAGTGAAGTTATCGGTTTCTTTGTCTTTGCCGCTTTCTGGTACCTGGTTTTGCTCATGCGCAAAGCCCTAGAAAGAGATCTGAAATCAACGTGTGCCTTTCTCAAATTACATGCATCGGACAATTCCGTTAGTAGGCACCGCCTTATGGAGAGTTTTGTCGAATATTCGAGACTAGATCACTTAATTTCTTGTTGGATGATTTTCCAAATAGCCATAAACACTTTCAAACTTTCTTGTCACGTGTATTGGAACTTTCACTTGAACAGCTACGAGGGTCAGTTAATCGCACTCAACTTGTTAAATATACAGATTTGGTTACAGGTTTCAATGTTTTTTATATTTCCCCTTGCTGCTGCTGATGGTCTTAATATTAAATACGTTTGGTTGAAGTTTATGGCTTTAGTTGAGTACGAACAAGGTGAACGTGGCTACTGGCCCTCCTTTAAGATGCTCAAACACCTGAAACCGGTCAAGAGCAATGTTTTTCTTAGTCT
Encoded here:
- the LOC139123294 gene encoding uncharacterized protein: MMPLLVHSDCNSNSSNSETGNGSHYGSTTNAENCPVCQSLNPPCNSNVQIQGRGRAWKIRMLWFAVLSALFTINYVQHLVISWAKSQFVLYILSYSSYFGPIVGIVVYRLIACHIRCPPTGTKSFYAMTDENVLSLLHRVDLRDMKLHGICFFIGPTINALLITSFEIYHVSTNCPNFDGWGMVAYISEVIGFFVFAAFWYLVLLMRKALERDLKSTCAFLKLHASDNSVSRHRLMESFVEYSRLDHLISCWMIFQIAINTFKLSCHVYWNFHLNSYEGQLIALNLLNIQIWLQVSMFFIFPLAAADGLNIKYVWLKFMALVEYEQGERGYWPSFKMLKHLKPVKSNVFLSLAFSVLGVFLSLQLKGQWKRFWTADSICYTIND